The following coding sequences are from one Epinephelus moara isolate mb chromosome 7, YSFRI_EMoa_1.0, whole genome shotgun sequence window:
- the srpx gene encoding sushi repeat-containing protein SRPX has protein sequence MDMWPLVLLFVQLCFCSGYEGSGQYAYGDDEDWYSRRYKGTPWCAPIKVKHGDVSCRTPRGEHYRNVMGTRCKIRCKQGYESQSSEVVCMASKHWSSNYACREIRCPKLSMPANGGYKCSDGSYFNSRCEFFCSSGFSLKGQKTATCQHTKSWSAAVPTCVDMDPPKIKCPNVKDKWAEPGKLTARVTWDTPEGVDTADGILTDVVLKGKPSKSDFPEGLHKMSYTVYDRAGNKGSCRFTVRVRVRRCSPLFPPDNGYMKCDSDKDNYGANCEFKCTGGYELQGSPARVCQYGLTWSGTDTTCTAMNINVGVRTAAALLDQFYEKRRLLIISAPTAANHNYRFQMTNLQHAQCGLDLRHVTVIELVGTYPAQIGRIRHRLLPPALSLQLRLLLQIPQRSFQMVLVDKQGSDKQRYPFPITAAELFTTIDTLPVRKDEMVLQQEAGQSCQS, from the exons GGACACCATGGTGCGCGCCCATTAAGGTGAAACATGGGGACGTGAGCTGTCGCACACCCAGAGGAGAACACTACAGGAACGTCATGGGCACTCGCTGTAAAATCCGATGCAAGCAGGGATATGAGTCCCAGAGCTCAGAGGTGGTGTGTATGGCCAGCAAACACTGGTCCTCTAACTACGCCTGCAGAG AGATCCGCTGTCCCAAGCTGAGCATGCCCGCTAACGGCGGCTACAAGTGTTCAGACGGCTCCTACTTCAACTCTCGCTGTGAGTTCTTCTGCTCGTCTGGATTCAGTCTGAAGGGTCAGAAGACGGCGACCTGCCAGCACACCAAGTCATGGAGCGCCGCAGTCCCAACCTGCGTCG ATATGGATCCTCCAAAAATCAAGTGTCCTAATGTGAAGGATAAGTGGGCAGAACCAGGAAAACTGACAGCGAGGGTGACCTGGGACACACCAGAGGGTGTAGACACTGCAGATGGCATCCTTACAGA TGTTGTCCTGAAAGGGAAACCTTCAAAATCAGATTTCCCAGAGGGGCTCCATAAGATGTCCTACACTGTGTATGACCGTGCAGGGAACAAAGGATCCTGTCGCTTCACTGTCAGAGTGCGAG tGCGCCGCTGCAGCCCACTGTTCCCCCCGGACAACGGTTACATGAAGTGTGACAGTGACAAAGACAACTACGGTGCCAACTGTGAGTTCAAGTGCACCGGTGGCTACGAGCTTCAGGGCAGCCCTGCCAGAGTGTGTCAGTACGGACTCACCTGGTCCGGCACAGACACGACCTGCACAG CCATGAACATAAACGTGGGAGTGCGCACGGCTGCCGCTCTGCTGGACCAGTTCTATGAGAAACGACGGCTCCTCATTATCTCGGCCCCGACGGCTGCCAATCATAATTACCGCTTCCAGATGACTAACTTACAG CACGCTCAGTGTGGACTGGACCTGAGGCACGTCACAGTAATTGAGCTGGTTGGGACTTACCCTGCACAGATTGGCCGAATTCGACACAGGCTGCTCCCTCCAGCACTGTCCCTGCAGCTCag GTTACTGCTCCAGATCCCTCAGAGGTCCTTCCAAATGGTGCTGGTAGACAAGCAGGGCAGTGACAAGCAGCGCTACCCGTTCCCGATCACAGCGGCTGAATTATTCACCACCATTGACACCTTACCCGTCCGCAAGGACGAGATGGTGCTACAGCAGGAAGCGGGCCAGAGCTGCCAATCATAA